Proteins encoded by one window of Vigna radiata var. radiata cultivar VC1973A chromosome 5, Vradiata_ver6, whole genome shotgun sequence:
- the LOC106762392 gene encoding auxin-responsive protein IAA27 translates to MSRALEQDYIGLAEKPSMDGGSDKLSSSSSSSSSVDGKTSSLNLKETELRLGLPGCKSPERKSGPGLCLFGRELQNKHNVCSVATPLKAGAKRGFSDAIDTSSGKRGSSVTDGSQGAALFSPKGGIVGKPLIALDTQTNNSHANTSIKEVGAVPQSAKPVQEKNDQVAAANGHANASDAKAQVVGWPPIRSFRKNTMASNLAKNSDEGEGKSGFGCLYVKVSMDGAPYLRKVDLKTYNNYMELSSALEKMFSCFTIGQCNSPGFPGKDGLSESSLRDLLHGSEYVLTYEDKDGDWMLVGDVPWEMFTDSCRRLRIMKGSEAIGLAPRAMEKSRSQN, encoded by the exons ATGTCTAGAGCATTGGAACAGGACTACATAGGGTTGGCAGAGAAACCGTCAATGGACGGAGGCTCTGACAaactatcttcttcttcttcgtcgtCGTCTTCTGTGGATGGTAAAACCTCATCACTCAACTTGAAGGAGACAGAGCTGAGGCTTGGTCTCCCCGGTTGCAAGTCACCAGAGAGAAAATCTGGTCCTGGACTCTGTCTTTTTGGCAGAGAGTTGCAGAACAAGCATAATGTTTGTTCAGTCGCAACCCCTTTGAAGGCTGGGGCTAAGAGGGGCTTCTCTGATGCTATTGACACTTCTTCTGGGAAAAGGGGTTCTTCTGTCACTGATGGATCTCAAGGAGCTGCTTTGTTCTCTCCTAAGGGGGGCATTGTTGGGAAGCCTCTTATTGCTTTAGACACTCAAACTAATAACTCGCATGCTAACACCTCTATCAAAGAGGTTGGTGCAGTTCCTCAATCTGCCAAACCGGTTCAGGAGAAGAATGACCAGGTTGCTGCAGCAAATGGTCATGCCAATGCTTCTGATGCAAA GGCACAAGTTGTGGGGTGGCCCCCAATTCGATCTTTCCGAAAGAACACGATGGCATCTAATTTGGCAAAAAACAGTGATGAAGGCGAGGGAAAATCTGGTTTTGGTTGTCTCTATGTAAAAGTCAGCATGGATGGTGCTCCTTATCTTAGAAAGGTTGATCTCAAAACCTATAACAACTACATGGAACTTTCTTCAGCTCTTGAGAAGATGTTCAGCTGCTTTACCATTG GTCAATGCAATTCTCCTGGATTTCCTGGGAAAGATGGACTAAGTGAGAGCTCTCTGAGGGATCTTCTTCATGGATCTGAATATGTTCTTACATATGAAGATAAAGATGGAGACTGGATGCTCGTGGGTGATGTTCCTTGGGA GATGTTCACTGATTCATGTCGGAGACTAAGGATCATGAAAGGCTCTGAAGCAATTGGGCTAG CTCCAAGAGCCATGGAGAAATCTAGAAGCCAAAACTAA
- the LOC106759865 gene encoding uncharacterized protein LOC106759865 — protein MPSPRPVLQVQSTTPTHRYPNLSAPSMLERTLSSRRVNSYGEGDAEAGGGADESKTKKNQHIFFRLTTRASNYLARIAGSGSFYLPCIVVSLFLFFCISFLFTSRGFVCISSSYRPVSRTAFFDFDGIDADFGSLGVPCCRSKHGKTVEWTSKDLLKGLEEFVPIYETRPIKNNMYGMGFDHSFGLWFIAHWLKPNLMIESGAFKGHSTWVLRQAMPDTPIISLSPRHPEKYLKKGPAYVDGNCTYFAGKDFVDFGSVDWPKVLKEHGILDLSRVLIFFDDHQNELKRIEQALKAGFHHLVFEDNYDTGTGDHYSLRQICDQSYIRGGGHSCFIDSDEARIRSRRKKLWEKAVDIEELCGPGEAWWGVRGYMRDNFNHSNKPISYAQHFQNSRYIESILDVYWELPPVAGPSLTHQTRYDPARAPTPIVEDGRYGLFQRLGLANLDKSVFNGYTQMVYLKISEQ, from the exons atGCCATCTCCTCGACCAGTGTTACAGGTACAGAGCACCACCCCCACACACCGCTATCCGAATCTCTCCGCCCCCTCGATGTTGGAGCGCACACTCTCCTCCCGCCGCGTTAACTCCTACGGCGAAGGGGACGCCGAAGCTGGCGGAGGTGCCGATGAATCAAAGACCAAAAAGAACCAACACATTTTCTTCCGCCTAACCACCCGAGCATCCAATTACCTCGCCCGAATCGCCGGTTCCGGTTCCTTCTACCTCCCTTGCATCGTCGTCtcccttttcctcttcttctgcATCTCATTCCTCTTCACCTCTCGCGGCTTCGTCTGCATCTCCTCTTCCTACAGACCCGTCTCGCGCACCGCCTTCTTCGACTTCGACGGCATCGACGCCGATTTCGGATCCCTCGGCGTGCCCTGCT GCAGATCGAAACATGGTAAAACTGTGGAATGGACATCAAAAGATTTGCTCAAGGGTCTAGAAGAGTTTGTTCCTATATATGAAACCCGGCCAATCAAGAACAACATGTATGGGATGGGTTTTGACCACAGCTTTGGGCTTTGGTTTATTGCCCACTGGCTGAAGCCAAATCTGATGATCGAGAGTGGTGCTTTCAAGGGACATTCCACTTGGGTTTTGCGCCAGGCTATGCCAGACACACCCATTATTTCTCTTTCACCAAGGCATCCAGAAAAGTACCTGAAAAAGGGACCGGCCTATGTTGACGGAAATTGCACATATTTTGCTGGGAAGGACTTTGTGGATTTTGGGAGTGTTGACTGGCCCAAAGTCTTGAAAGAACACGGGATTTTGGACCTTAGTCGGGTTCTTATATTTTTTGATGACCATCAGAATGAATTGAAAAG AATTGAACAAGCTTTGAAAGCTGGGTTCCATCATCTTGTCTTTGAGGATAACTATGATACTGGTACTGGTGATCATTATTCATTAAGACAGATATGTGATCAATCTTATATAAGAG GTGGGGGGCACAGTTGCTTTATAGACAGTGATGAAGCTAGGATCAGGTCAAGAAGGAAGAAACTATGGGAGAAAGCAGTTGATATAGAAGAACTGTGTGGGCCAGGTGAAGCATGGTGGGGAGTTAGAGGCTATATGCGGGATAATTTTAATCATAGTAATAAGCCAATATCTTATGCACAACATTTCCAGAATAGCCGGTATATTGAATCTATTCTTGATGTTTACTGGGAACTACCTCCAGTTGCTGGTCCTTCTCTCACCCATCAAACCAGATATGATCCTGCTCGTGCACCCACTCCTATTGTTGAAGATGGTCGTTATGGCTTGTTCCAAAGGCTAGGTTTGGCCAACCTTGACAAATCTGTATTTAATGGATACACTCAGATGGTTTATTTAAAGATATCTGAACAATAA
- the LOC106760598 gene encoding protein JINGUBANG: MIDHLPHRPMDDSNSAHPNASFAFSRSHSTKETPFSNFVNSPPRLSCPTLSRSLQNSPLHPHHHFSPPSSSPSPTKLSDSDPQTTYHCASSVLRNDGQILSIAFSSNGLVYTGSDSNFLRVWKLPEFTECGQLRTKACRVVALEVSNDTVYAAYADGKIRVWRRTWDKVLKHVRLATIPKALGYVRSYIAGKDKTMHKGIITSMAINTAEDILYTASLDKTVKVWRISDLKCIETIKAHPEPINAMIVADDGVLYTASDDATVRVWRRNFCSHDQPHSLTVTLHAKYSPVKALTQTPDAGILYGGCTDGYIHYWLKGWFAGQLQYGGSIQGHTHAVMCLASVAKYVVSGSADSTSRVWGREADGQHTCLAVLVGHRGPIRCVTAFMGGRSVEDNEDSCTICTGSLDGVLKVWRVTHKTLNNHSSSPPGAPTKYFELYKHL; the protein is encoded by the exons ATGATCGATCATTTACCTCATCGACCAATGGATGACTCCAACTCAGCCCATCCAAACGCATCCTTTGCTTTCTCCAGAAGCCATTCTACAAAAGAAACACCTTTCTCAAACTTTGTTAACTCCCCACCACGCCTCTCTTGCCCTACTCTTTCTCGAAGCCTTCAAAACTCTCCTCTTCATCCCCATCATCACTtctctcctccttcttcttctccttctcctacTAAACTCTCTGATTCTGACCCTCAAACCACTTACCACTGTGCCTCTTCTGTCCTCAGAAACGATGGCCAGATCCTCTCCATCGCCTTCTCCTCAAACGGCTTGGTCTATACTGGCTCTGACTCCAACTTTCTCAGAGTTTGGAAGCTCCCTGAGTTCACCGAATGTGGCCAACTCCGGACCAAGGCTTGCAGGGTCGTCGCTCTCGAAGTCTCCAATGACACCGTCTATGCAGCCTATGCTGATGGCAAGATAAGGGTCTGGAGAAGAACTTGGGATAAGGTTCTCAAGCATGTTCGCTTGGCTACCATCCCTAAGGCACTCGGCTATGTCCGCAGCTACATTGCCGGCAAAGACAAGACA ATGCACAAGGGGATAATCACGTCAATGGCAATCAACACGGCGGAGGACATTCTATACACTGCTTCACTGGACAAAACGGTGAAAGTGTGGCGAATCTCAGACCTGAAGTGCATAGAGACGATAAAGGCCCATCCTGAACCAATAAACGCCATGATCGTGGCTGATGATGGGGTCCTATACACAGCCTCAGATGATGCCACGGTGAGAGTTTGGCGTAGAAACTTTTGCAGCCATGACCAGCCTCATTCTCTGACGGTAACCTTGCACGCCAAGTACTCACCCGTGAAGGCCCTAACACAAACCCCAGATGCCGGAATTTTGTATGGTGGGTGCACTGATGGCTACATACACTACTGGCTAAAGGGTTGGTTTGCAGGACAGTTACAATACGGAGGGTCGATCCAAGGGCACACACATGCAGTGATGTGTCTGGCCAGTGTGGCGAAATATGTGGTCAGTGGGTCAGCTGACTCAACGAGCAGGGTTTGGGGAAGAGAAGCAGATGGGCAACACACGTGTCTTGCAGTTCTGGTAGGTCACAGAGGACCAATTAGGTGTGTGACAGCATTCATGGGAGGAAGATCCGTGGAAGATAACGAAGATAGTTGCACCATTTGCACTGGTAGCCTTGATGGGGTCCTCAAGGTCTGGCGTGTTACTCATAAGACTCTTAATAATCACTCTTCATCGCCACCCGGGGCTCCCACCAAGTATTTTGAACTCTACAAGCATCTTTGA